A genome region from Meiothermus sp. includes the following:
- the speA gene encoding biosynthetic arginine decarboxylase → MEKLKRYTAKDAEETYLVPHWAAGFFRVGEDGELEVTPEGPDGPSASLYEIVQDLRDEGRPLPVMLRFPQILEARVLALNEAFKRAIKKYHYHAGYQGLFPVKVNQRRMVVETVARAGKQYAYGLEAGSKAELALILAQDLHPESIIACNGFKDDDFIRLALMGKKLGKNVVITLEKFAELGRVIRIAQELGVEPQIGIRYKLKTKGSGAWEESGGEAAKFGFTTPEIIRAVDILAEAGMLGTIAMLHSHIGSQVTDIRRIKQAVREIAQTYVQLRKLGAPVRYLNLGGGLAVDYDGSKTAFYASANYTLEEYAEDLVYVTKEICDGHGEPHAILVTESGRAVTAYHSVLILEVVDTIRPPGEEKLEQPKDAHPVVKDMFDLARGISAKNYREVYHDAFANKDTIQNLYDLGLISLRDRAAAEALFYQIARKTLKLALELDYPADELEDLQKMLADKLVCNFSLFQSLPDTWAIKQMFPIVPLSRLNERPTREATLVDITCDSDGKIDRFIDTHDVRNTLPVHEIRPGEPYYLGVFLTGAYQDVLGMSHNLFGRIGEAHVVVDEDGYDIERFIIGEKARKVIEKMGYEEGELAEAVEKLVRSSKKLTPAEKGSFMELYARELVGYTYLED, encoded by the coding sequence TTGGAGAAGCTCAAACGTTACACTGCCAAGGATGCCGAAGAAACCTACCTCGTCCCCCACTGGGCGGCGGGGTTTTTTCGGGTAGGGGAGGATGGCGAGCTCGAGGTCACCCCTGAAGGGCCGGATGGCCCCAGCGCTTCGCTGTACGAAATTGTGCAGGATCTGCGCGATGAAGGCCGCCCGCTGCCGGTGATGCTGCGTTTCCCGCAGATTTTAGAAGCCCGGGTCCTGGCGCTCAACGAAGCCTTCAAGCGGGCCATCAAGAAGTACCACTACCACGCCGGTTATCAGGGGCTTTTCCCGGTCAAGGTGAACCAGCGGCGTATGGTGGTCGAAACGGTGGCTCGAGCCGGCAAGCAGTACGCCTACGGCCTCGAGGCCGGTTCCAAAGCCGAGTTGGCCCTGATTCTGGCCCAGGATTTGCACCCCGAGTCCATCATTGCCTGCAATGGCTTTAAAGATGACGACTTCATCCGCCTGGCCCTGATGGGCAAAAAGCTGGGCAAAAACGTGGTGATTACTCTGGAGAAATTTGCCGAGCTGGGGCGGGTTATTCGCATTGCGCAGGAGCTGGGGGTGGAGCCCCAGATTGGCATCCGCTACAAGCTCAAGACCAAGGGTTCGGGGGCCTGGGAGGAGTCTGGGGGCGAGGCGGCCAAGTTTGGCTTTACCACCCCTGAAATTATCCGGGCCGTGGACATCCTGGCTGAAGCCGGGATGCTGGGCACCATTGCCATGCTGCACTCGCATATCGGCAGCCAGGTAACGGATATCCGCCGCATCAAGCAGGCCGTTCGCGAAATAGCCCAGACCTACGTACAGCTTCGCAAGCTGGGGGCTCCGGTGCGCTACCTGAACCTGGGGGGCGGCCTGGCCGTAGACTACGACGGCTCCAAGACTGCCTTCTACGCCTCGGCCAACTACACCCTGGAGGAATACGCCGAAGACCTGGTGTACGTGACCAAGGAAATCTGCGATGGCCACGGAGAACCGCACGCCATCCTGGTGACCGAGTCGGGGCGGGCCGTGACCGCCTACCACAGCGTGCTGATTTTGGAAGTGGTGGATACCATCCGTCCTCCAGGCGAAGAAAAGCTCGAGCAGCCCAAGGATGCCCACCCGGTGGTGAAGGACATGTTCGACCTGGCCAGGGGGATCTCGGCCAAAAATTACCGCGAGGTCTACCACGACGCCTTCGCCAACAAGGACACCATCCAGAACCTCTATGACCTGGGCCTCATCTCGCTGCGCGACCGGGCCGCTGCCGAGGCGCTCTTCTACCAGATTGCCCGCAAAACCCTGAAGCTGGCCCTGGAGCTCGACTACCCTGCCGACGAGCTCGAGGACCTGCAAAAGATGCTGGCCGACAAGCTGGTCTGCAATTTTAGCCTTTTCCAGAGCCTGCCCGACACCTGGGCCATCAAGCAGATGTTCCCCATCGTGCCGCTCTCTCGCCTGAACGAGCGCCCCACCCGCGAGGCCACCCTGGTCGACATCACCTGCGACTCCGATGGCAAGATCGACCGTTTCATAGACACCCACGACGTGCGCAACACCTTGCCTGTACACGAAATTCGTCCGGGAGAACCTTACTATCTGGGGGTTTTCCTGACCGGGGCCTACCAGGACGTGCTGGGCATGAGTCATAACTTGTTTGGCCGCATCGGCGAGGCTCACGTGGTCGTGGATGAAGATGGCTACGACATCGAGCGCTTCATAATAGGAGAGAAAGCCCGCAAGGTAATCGAAAAGATGGGCTACGAGGAGGGTGAACTGGCCGAGGCCGTAGAAAAGCTGGTGCGCTCCTCCAAGAAACTTACCCCGGCTGAGAAGGGATCTTTCATGGAACTGTACGCGCGGGAACTGGTGGGATATACATACCTGGAAGACTAG
- a CDS encoding DinB family protein translates to MNIPEMYNYLVRARRELWGVLEAVPDDVLSRPLLAGERFHCIKDLVFHLASVEDSWLHEDIMRTEPVLMNMPALRNTTGGPAYAGFALHALLDYWKAVEQSTRAYLTALTDTELKRVLSPHDDLEQRYTVESILWHVMLHEVRHTAQIALLLRIQGIKPPALDLLWFLPRF, encoded by the coding sequence ATGAACATCCCCGAGATGTACAACTACCTGGTTCGCGCGCGCCGCGAGTTGTGGGGGGTACTCGAGGCTGTCCCAGACGATGTGCTGTCGCGCCCCCTGCTGGCTGGCGAGCGCTTCCACTGCATCAAAGACCTGGTGTTTCACCTGGCCAGCGTGGAGGACTCCTGGCTGCATGAGGACATAATGCGTACGGAGCCGGTGTTGATGAACATGCCGGCCCTGAGGAACACCACCGGCGGACCGGCGTACGCGGGCTTTGCCCTGCACGCCCTGCTGGACTACTGGAAGGCTGTCGAGCAGAGCACCCGGGCCTATCTCACCGCGCTCACCGATACCGAATTAAAGCGGGTGCTGAGCCCGCACGACGACCTCGAGCAGCGCTACACGGTGGAGAGCATCCTGTGGCACGTGATGCTGCACGAAGTGCGGCATACCGCGCAGATAGCTTTGCTGTTGCGTATCCAGGGCATTAAGCCGCCCGCCCTGGACTTGCTGTGGTTCTTGCCTAGGTTTTGA
- a CDS encoding DUF1905 domain-containing protein, translating to MMGLQFSGEIWEWRGPAPFYFVTVPEEQSQAIKSAERLLTYGWGMIPVKVRIGKTEWRTSLWPKDGRYVLPLKDQVRQAERLEVGQTITAKLEVSPERNRKR from the coding sequence ATGATGGGCCTGCAGTTCAGCGGTGAAATCTGGGAGTGGCGCGGGCCTGCGCCGTTCTACTTTGTGACCGTTCCCGAGGAGCAAAGCCAGGCCATCAAGAGTGCCGAACGGTTGCTGACCTACGGCTGGGGCATGATTCCAGTGAAGGTGCGCATCGGAAAGACCGAGTGGAGGACCTCGCTTTGGCCCAAGGACGGTCGGTATGTGCTTCCGCTCAAAGACCAGGTGCGCCAGGCCGAGCGCCTGGAAGTGGGTCAGACGATCACGGCGAAGCTCGAGGTCAGCCCAGAGCGGAACAGGAAGCGATGA
- a CDS encoding DinB family protein: protein MNDSILEALLDSYARNNAILLNLLQALPEGGLDAQVLEGSPSIAQQYAHMQQTRLFWLGQVAPEFATGMNQLFRQAGEEWVAERETACIEQALNQSAHAVCEAVRDRLHTGQAMQGPHASYDHPILLLQHLLWHEGYHVGQIKLALKATGYSMPEEVEEKAIWSQWRTEVW from the coding sequence ATGAATGATTCTATTTTGGAGGCCCTGCTGGACTCTTATGCGCGCAACAACGCCATCTTGCTGAATCTGCTTCAGGCACTGCCTGAAGGGGGTCTGGATGCACAGGTACTCGAGGGCAGCCCGAGCATTGCGCAGCAGTACGCGCACATGCAGCAAACCCGTCTGTTCTGGCTGGGCCAGGTCGCGCCCGAGTTTGCTACGGGTATGAACCAACTCTTCCGCCAGGCCGGGGAGGAATGGGTGGCCGAACGTGAAACTGCCTGCATCGAGCAAGCACTGAACCAGAGCGCCCACGCCGTGTGTGAGGCGGTACGGGATCGGCTACATACCGGCCAGGCCATGCAGGGGCCACACGCTTCCTACGATCACCCTATTCTTTTGCTTCAACACCTGCTCTGGCACGAGGGCTACCATGTGGGGCAGATCAAGCTAGCCCTTAAGGCTACTGGCTACAGCATGCCGGAGGAAGTGGAAGAAAAAGCCATCTGGAGCCAGTGGCGAACGGAGGTTTGGTGA
- a CDS encoding glutamine synthetase III: MNHDFDVISAARNWRFKDVRQVSSDIAGEVFASDVLDMDELRELVSKPVWKSLQATIEKGTPLDPSIADTIALAMKKWALEKGATHYTHWFHPLTGYTAEKHDSFYSPISEGKVIASFTGKELIQAEPDASSFPSGGLRATFEARGYTAWDPTSPAFIMRHSNGATLCIPTAFASWTGEALDLKTPLLRSIEALNKSAQRALKYFGLQANKVSSTLGAEQEYFLIDEEFYFRRPDLVMTGRTLFGAKPPRGQELEDHYFGSIPDRVLSFMTDVENQLYALGIPVKTRHNEVAPGQYEIAPIFEPSNIAADHQQLIMQVLKNTARRYGLVALLHEKPFAGINGSGKHCNWSMGTDTGINLLEPGDTPHDNLQFLFFCAAVIKAVDVHQDLLRISVASASNDHRLGANEAPPAILSIFLGEQLTDILERLVSGKGGSGKKAGVLELGTPVLPPLPKHAGDRNRTSPFAFTGNKFEFRAVGSSQSISFPITVLNTIVADAIDALMDAVEARMKKKMAFEQAALEVIKETYAQHKRIVFNGDGYSAAWHKEAAKRGLLNLRTAIDAIEHFTDEKNIKLFTRLGVLNEREIHARQEIMYDIYFKQVNIEGETTEWIAQTQILPGALSYLAELSEIEVKSRAAERTIAQVVQATDALSDALEKLKAQNAELGGDEVHEKAHHMRDNVLPAMAEVRKAADALERILADRYWPLPSYREMLFVK, encoded by the coding sequence ATGAACCACGATTTTGACGTCATCTCGGCTGCCCGCAACTGGCGTTTCAAGGATGTTCGGCAGGTTTCCAGCGACATTGCCGGAGAGGTCTTTGCCAGTGATGTGCTGGATATGGATGAACTGCGCGAGCTGGTTTCCAAGCCGGTCTGGAAGTCGCTGCAGGCCACCATCGAAAAGGGCACCCCGCTCGACCCCAGCATTGCCGATACCATCGCCTTGGCCATGAAAAAGTGGGCCCTGGAAAAAGGTGCCACCCACTACACCCATTGGTTTCACCCCCTCACGGGCTACACTGCCGAAAAACACGATAGCTTCTATAGCCCCATCTCCGAAGGCAAGGTGATTGCCTCCTTCACGGGCAAGGAGCTCATCCAGGCTGAGCCGGATGCTTCTTCGTTCCCTTCGGGCGGTCTGCGCGCCACCTTTGAAGCACGGGGGTATACGGCCTGGGATCCTACCTCGCCAGCCTTTATCATGCGCCACTCCAACGGGGCAACCCTTTGCATTCCCACCGCCTTTGCTAGCTGGACCGGCGAAGCCCTCGACCTCAAAACCCCCCTGCTGCGCTCCATCGAGGCCCTTAACAAAAGTGCCCAGCGGGCCCTCAAATACTTTGGCCTGCAGGCCAATAAAGTTTCCTCGACCCTGGGGGCCGAGCAAGAGTACTTCCTGATTGACGAAGAGTTTTACTTCCGCCGCCCCGACCTGGTCATGACCGGGCGTACCCTCTTTGGGGCCAAGCCGCCGCGCGGTCAGGAACTTGAAGACCACTACTTTGGCTCCATCCCTGACCGGGTGCTTTCCTTTATGACCGACGTAGAAAACCAGCTCTATGCGCTGGGGATTCCTGTAAAGACCCGCCACAACGAAGTAGCCCCCGGCCAGTACGAAATTGCCCCCATCTTCGAACCCTCCAACATTGCTGCCGACCACCAGCAGCTCATCATGCAGGTGCTCAAGAACACCGCCCGCCGCTATGGCCTGGTGGCGCTGTTGCACGAGAAGCCCTTTGCCGGTATCAACGGCTCTGGCAAGCACTGCAACTGGAGCATGGGTACCGACACCGGTATCAACCTGCTCGAGCCCGGCGATACCCCCCACGACAACCTGCAGTTCCTGTTTTTCTGCGCAGCCGTTATCAAGGCAGTGGACGTGCACCAGGATCTGCTGCGCATCAGCGTAGCCTCGGCTTCCAATGACCACCGCCTGGGGGCCAACGAAGCGCCGCCGGCCATCCTCTCGATCTTCCTGGGTGAGCAGCTCACCGACATCTTAGAGCGGCTGGTCAGCGGTAAAGGCGGTTCAGGCAAGAAGGCGGGTGTGCTCGAGCTCGGAACCCCAGTGCTCCCACCTCTGCCCAAGCACGCCGGCGACCGTAACCGCACCTCGCCCTTCGCCTTCACCGGCAACAAGTTCGAGTTCCGTGCGGTGGGCAGCAGTCAGAGCATCTCCTTCCCCATTACCGTGCTCAACACCATCGTGGCCGATGCCATTGACGCGCTGATGGACGCGGTCGAGGCCAGGATGAAGAAGAAGATGGCCTTTGAACAGGCCGCGCTAGAAGTCATCAAGGAGACCTACGCACAGCACAAGCGTATAGTTTTCAATGGTGATGGCTACTCTGCGGCCTGGCACAAAGAGGCCGCCAAGCGGGGGTTGTTGAACCTGCGCACCGCAATCGATGCCATCGAGCACTTTACCGATGAGAAAAACATCAAGCTATTCACCCGCCTGGGGGTTCTCAACGAACGCGAGATTCACGCCCGCCAGGAGATCATGTACGACATCTACTTCAAGCAGGTCAACATCGAAGGCGAGACCACCGAGTGGATTGCCCAGACCCAGATTCTACCGGGGGCCCTGAGCTACCTGGCCGAACTCTCGGAGATTGAGGTCAAGTCTCGGGCGGCCGAGCGTACCATCGCGCAGGTGGTGCAGGCCACCGATGCCCTCTCCGATGCCTTAGAAAAGCTCAAGGCCCAGAACGCCGAGCTTGGCGGCGACGAGGTGCACGAAAAAGCCCACCACATGCGCGACAACGTGCTGCCGGCCATGGCCGAGGTACGCAAGGCAGCGGATGCACTCGAGCGCATCCTGGCCGATAGGTACTGGCCTCTACCTAGCTACCGTGAAATGCTTTTCGTCAAGTAA
- a CDS encoding NUDIX domain-containing protein gives MHQRSHEEQRYLDSYNASAFDRPSVTVDVVILTLRDGHLEALLIKRKEHPFLNYWSLPGGFVQMQESLDEAAARVLRQKAGLEGVAGMEREGPLRHPIYLEQLYTFGHPERDPRTRVISVAYYALVEASHIREMGEEKALFRLRIPEGESAVEIFDSKFKKYSLAFDHAEILGVAIQRIRGKLGYTPIGFELLPERFTLRQLQTVHETILQKRLNKDSFRRKMLASGMLEPTGELERGLGRPAELYRFRREL, from the coding sequence GTGCATCAACGCAGCCACGAAGAACAGCGCTACCTGGACTCCTACAATGCCAGCGCATTTGACCGGCCTTCCGTTACGGTAGATGTGGTTATTCTGACCCTGCGCGACGGGCATCTGGAGGCCCTGCTGATCAAGCGCAAAGAGCATCCTTTCCTTAACTACTGGAGCCTGCCGGGCGGGTTCGTGCAAATGCAGGAGTCGCTCGACGAAGCCGCTGCGCGGGTGCTACGACAAAAAGCCGGCCTCGAGGGGGTAGCGGGCATGGAGCGGGAGGGTCCCCTGCGCCACCCCATCTACCTCGAGCAGCTCTACACTTTTGGTCACCCTGAACGCGACCCCCGCACGCGGGTAATCAGCGTGGCCTATTACGCCCTGGTGGAAGCCAGCCACATCCGCGAGATGGGCGAGGAGAAGGCCCTCTTCAGGCTGCGCATCCCGGAGGGGGAAAGCGCGGTGGAGATCTTCGATAGCAAGTTCAAAAAGTACTCGCTGGCCTTCGATCATGCCGAGATTCTTGGGGTAGCCATCCAGCGCATCCGGGGCAAACTCGGCTACACCCCCATCGGCTTTGAGCTGCTGCCAGAGCGCTTTACGTTACGCCAACTGCAGACCGTACACGAAACCATCCTGCAAAAAAGGCTCAACAAAGACTCCTTCCGCCGCAAGATGCTGGCCTCGGGGATGCTCGAGCCCACCGGCGAGCTCGAGCGCGGCCTGGGTCGGCCTGCGGAACTTTACCGCTTTCGGAGGGAGCTATGA
- a CDS encoding bifunctional nicotinamide-nucleotide adenylyltransferase/Nudix hydroxylase, translating into MKTAVFIGRFQPPHHAHLETITRALARFDRLIVVLGSAFCYPTPKNPFSADEREAMIRASLDAVAAQRLHFVAVADDFYDDPRWFRTVRAAVEGLAGPGAEIYITGYHKDESSYYLHGFGNWPFEPSGVASTLNATDVRNSYFAGNADWKAMVPEAVLRFMEQFAATAEFGRLQAEWKTLQYYRSLDQRYPYPLLHVATDATVLAQAHVLLVERAGALSKGAWALPGGYVEIKETLLEAALRELREETGLQLKPSLLKATKAFDYPGRSLRGRVISFGHYFDLGSAPPPAVQGQDDAARAFWLPLDEFEPHQARFFEDHYQQICWFLGRAPQKPVKPQRKELP; encoded by the coding sequence ATGAAAACGGCGGTGTTCATCGGGCGCTTCCAGCCGCCCCACCACGCCCACCTCGAGACCATTACCCGTGCCCTGGCCCGCTTTGACCGGCTGATTGTGGTGCTGGGCAGTGCTTTTTGCTATCCCACCCCCAAAAACCCTTTTAGCGCCGACGAACGCGAGGCCATGATCAGGGCGAGCCTGGACGCCGTGGCCGCCCAGCGGCTTCACTTCGTAGCCGTCGCGGATGACTTCTACGACGACCCCCGCTGGTTTCGCACGGTGCGGGCCGCCGTGGAGGGCCTTGCAGGCCCAGGGGCCGAGATCTACATCACCGGCTACCACAAGGACGAGAGCAGCTACTACCTGCACGGCTTTGGCAACTGGCCCTTTGAGCCCAGTGGGGTGGCGAGCACCCTCAACGCCACCGATGTGCGCAATAGCTATTTTGCCGGGAACGCCGACTGGAAGGCCATGGTACCCGAGGCCGTACTGCGTTTCATGGAGCAGTTTGCCGCCACGGCAGAGTTTGGCCGTTTGCAGGCCGAATGGAAAACCCTGCAGTACTATCGCTCTCTCGACCAGCGCTACCCCTATCCCCTGCTTCATGTGGCTACCGACGCAACGGTGCTGGCCCAGGCACACGTGCTACTGGTCGAGCGGGCAGGGGCCCTGAGCAAAGGGGCCTGGGCTTTGCCGGGGGGCTATGTGGAGATTAAGGAGACCCTGCTCGAGGCCGCCCTGCGCGAGTTACGCGAAGAAACCGGCCTGCAACTGAAGCCCTCCCTGCTCAAAGCCACCAAAGCCTTCGACTACCCGGGCCGAAGCCTGCGGGGCAGGGTGATTAGCTTCGGACACTACTTCGACCTCGGGAGCGCCCCACCCCCGGCCGTCCAAGGGCAAGACGACGCAGCCCGGGCTTTCTGGCTGCCCTTAGACGAGTTCGAGCCCCACCAGGCTCGCTTCTTTGAAGACCACTATCAGCAGATTTGTTGGTTTTTGGGGCGGGCGCCGCAAAAACCGGTCAAGCCCCAAAGAAAGGAGCTCCCATGA
- a CDS encoding nicotinate phosphoribosyltransferase — MKPLNPHNLILNTDSYKASHFAQFPKNMTYASWYIESRGGDSNFVRFFGLQAFLMEYLSKGVSMADVEEAREVFLTHGLPFPTDGWRYIAEELGGRLPVRIRAVPEGAVIPVHNPLVIIESTDPRVPWLPGWLETALLRAVWYPTTVCTISWNIRNILQAYLEKTADDPEAELPFKLHDFGARGVSSLESAGLGGMAHLVNFQGTDTVTALIYARNYYGAEMAGYSIPAMEHATVTSFGREGEVQAYRQMIETYGKPGALFAMVIDSYNREHAVGQIIGEDLRELIQQSGATVVIRPDSGDPPFVVLRTVQTLEARFGATLNRKGYKVLNGVRVIQGDGVNADTIRKVLFLLEQWGYSASNVAFGMGGALLQHPHRDTQKFAQKLHLVSVNGETYGVGKSPIDDPSKLSKKGRLDVIKDERGIRTVELPLEETQPHPQSILQTVFENGEIMRRYTFEEVRQNT, encoded by the coding sequence ATGAAACCCCTCAACCCCCACAACCTGATTCTCAACACCGACAGCTACAAGGCCAGCCACTTCGCCCAGTTTCCCAAGAACATGACCTACGCGAGCTGGTACATTGAGAGCCGGGGGGGCGACTCCAACTTTGTGCGCTTTTTTGGCCTGCAGGCCTTTCTGATGGAGTACCTGTCCAAAGGGGTCAGTATGGCCGATGTGGAGGAGGCCCGAGAGGTCTTTCTGACCCACGGCCTGCCCTTTCCCACCGACGGCTGGCGCTACATTGCCGAGGAGCTGGGCGGCAGGCTCCCCGTGCGCATCCGGGCCGTGCCGGAAGGAGCGGTAATTCCCGTGCATAACCCGCTGGTGATTATCGAAAGCACCGACCCCCGGGTGCCCTGGCTGCCGGGCTGGCTCGAGACTGCCCTGCTGCGGGCAGTCTGGTATCCCACCACGGTCTGCACCATCTCCTGGAACATCCGCAACATCCTTCAGGCCTACCTGGAGAAGACCGCCGACGACCCTGAGGCCGAGCTGCCTTTCAAGCTGCACGACTTTGGCGCGCGGGGGGTGAGCAGCCTGGAGAGCGCCGGGCTGGGCGGCATGGCCCACCTGGTCAACTTCCAGGGCACCGACACCGTCACTGCCCTCATTTACGCCCGCAACTACTACGGGGCCGAGATGGCCGGCTACTCCATTCCGGCCATGGAGCACGCCACCGTAACCAGCTTTGGCCGCGAGGGCGAGGTCCAGGCCTACCGGCAGATGATCGAGACCTACGGCAAGCCGGGGGCACTTTTTGCCATGGTGATCGACTCTTACAACCGCGAGCACGCCGTAGGCCAGATTATCGGAGAGGACCTGCGCGAGCTCATTCAGCAGTCCGGAGCCACCGTGGTCATCCGGCCCGACTCGGGCGACCCGCCTTTTGTGGTACTGCGCACTGTGCAAACCCTCGAGGCCAGGTTTGGAGCCACCCTCAACCGAAAGGGCTACAAGGTCTTGAACGGGGTACGGGTCATCCAGGGCGATGGGGTAAACGCCGACACCATCCGCAAGGTATTGTTTTTGCTCGAGCAGTGGGGCTACAGCGCCTCCAACGTGGCCTTCGGCATGGGCGGGGCCCTCTTGCAGCACCCCCACCGCGACACCCAGAAGTTCGCCCAGAAGCTGCACCTGGTTAGCGTGAACGGCGAGACCTACGGGGTAGGCAAAAGCCCGATAGACGACCCCAGCAAACTCTCCAAAAAGGGCCGCCTGGACGTCATCAAGGACGAGCGGGGTATCCGCACGGTAGAGCTGCCGCTGGAAGAGACCCAGCCCCATCCCCAGAGCATCCTGCAGACGGTTTTTGAAAACGGCGAGATCATGCGGCGCTACACCTTTGAAGAGGTGCGCCAAAACACCTAG
- a CDS encoding phosphopentomutase, translated as MKITTIVLDSVGLGYLPDAAQFGDEGADTLDHTVLKTGLELPHLASLGLGHVPGVHTLPRVAEPLGAFGRMMEVNPGKDTSTGHWEFVGIRLEHPFQVFPQGYPQDFLAQYIQRIGVEGYLLNQPYSGTDAIRDFGDEHLRTGWPIVYTSADSVFQVAAHIGKVPLETLYAWCQTAREMLVGPLACARVIARPFEGEPGHYYRREDLRKDFALEPPPNVLDLIKAGGLEVVGVGKIPDIYAHRGFTREVKAGSNALGLERTLELMREPFSGLVFTNLVDFDARYGHRRNPQGYAEALAAFDARLPELLAALGPEDYLFIVSDHGNDPTYRGTDHTREYGLLLVVGPGMAGKDLGTRATFADLAASLARGFGLRWTGPGTSVI; from the coding sequence ATGAAGATAACCACCATCGTGCTGGACTCGGTGGGACTGGGCTATCTGCCCGATGCCGCACAGTTCGGCGATGAAGGAGCCGATACCCTCGACCACACCGTGCTCAAAACCGGCCTCGAGCTCCCCCACCTGGCCTCGCTGGGGCTGGGCCATGTACCGGGGGTGCACACCCTGCCCAGGGTTGCAGAGCCTTTAGGCGCCTTTGGGCGCATGATGGAGGTGAACCCCGGCAAGGACACCTCCACCGGCCACTGGGAGTTTGTGGGGATTCGCCTCGAGCACCCTTTTCAGGTTTTTCCACAGGGTTATCCACAGGATTTCCTGGCACAGTACATCCAGCGCATCGGGGTGGAAGGCTACCTGCTCAACCAACCCTACTCGGGCACCGACGCCATCCGCGACTTTGGCGACGAACACCTGCGCACCGGTTGGCCCATCGTGTATACCTCGGCGGACTCGGTTTTTCAGGTAGCCGCGCACATCGGCAAGGTGCCCCTGGAAACGCTCTATGCTTGGTGCCAGACTGCCCGCGAGATGCTGGTGGGGCCGCTGGCCTGCGCCCGGGTGATTGCCCGCCCCTTCGAGGGTGAGCCGGGCCACTACTACCGCCGAGAAGACCTGCGCAAAGACTTTGCCCTGGAACCCCCGCCCAACGTGCTGGATCTCATCAAAGCCGGCGGATTGGAGGTGGTGGGGGTGGGCAAAATCCCCGACATCTACGCTCACCGGGGCTTCACCCGCGAGGTCAAGGCCGGCAGCAACGCCCTTGGCCTGGAACGCACCCTGGAACTGATGCGCGAGCCTTTCTCCGGCCTGGTCTTTACCAACCTGGTGGACTTCGACGCCAGGTACGGCCACCGCCGCAACCCCCAGGGCTACGCTGAGGCCCTGGCTGCCTTCGATGCCCGGCTGCCCGAGTTGCTCGCTGCATTGGGGCCGGAGGATTACCTTTTCATCGTCTCCGACCATGGCAACGACCCCACCTACCGCGGCACCGACCACACCCGCGAGTACGGGTTGCTGCTGGTGGTGGGGCCCGGAATGGCCGGCAAAGACCTGGGCACCCGCGCCACCTTTGCCGACCTGGCGGCCAGCCTGGCCAGGGGCTTCGGCCTCCGGTGGACGGGGCCTGGTACAAGTGTTATCTAG